The following coding sequences are from one Helicoverpa zea isolate HzStark_Cry1AcR chromosome 4, ilHelZeax1.1, whole genome shotgun sequence window:
- the LOC124629719 gene encoding UDP-N-acetylglucosamine--dolichyl-phosphate N-acetylglucosaminephosphotransferase, with amino-acid sequence MWEILILLILSAIAFFITDELIPNLSELFVKAGLFGIDLCKSNKKKIPEAIGVVSGCVFLVTSFIFIPIVFGNGLMDTQQFPHNEFAELLAGLLSICCMLLLGFADDVLDLRWRYKLLLPTVASLPLLVVYYVNFNSTTFVVPIPLRQWLGISINIGVLYYIYMGMLAVFCTNAINILAGINGLEVGQSVVIALSIIIFDIIELRGDQFKAHTFSLHIMIPYFATTLALLKHNWYPSKVFVGDTFCYVSGMTFAVVAILSHFSKTVLLFFLPQIINFLYSVPQLFHIIPCPRHRLPKYSEETDLLHASRTIISKKEMTALTKLILRALTILHLIDKVEDEESITINNMTLINLFLIKLGPVSEVHLTTYLMAFQVFCTCIAFVIRYPLASYFYDS; translated from the exons ATGTGGGAAATATTGATATTACTTATATTGTCTGCGATAGCGTTCTTCATTACAGATGAGTTAATACCGAATCTATCGGAGTTGTTTGTTAAAGCCGGTCTATTTGGAATAGATCTCTGTAaatcaaataagaaaaaaat CCCAGAAGCAATAGGTGTTGTGTCTGGATGTGTCTTTTTGGTAACAAGCTTCATATTTATACCAATCGTGTTTGGTAATGGCTTGATGGATACACAGCAGTTCCCACACAATGAG tttGCAGAACTACTTGCGGGATTGCTATCTATCTGCTGTATGCTCCTTCTTGGTTTTGCTGATGATGTTCTGGACTTGAGATGGAGATACAAGCTGCTACTGCCAACAGTGGCATCACTGCCTTTGCTTGTTGTTTACTATGTTAATTTCAACTCAACTACTTTTGTAGTGCCCATTCCACTGAGACAATGGTTGGGAATATCTATAAACATAG GTGTACTATACTACATCTACATGGGAATGTTAGCTGTATTCTGCACCAATGCCATAAACATTCTAGCTGGCATCAATGGACTTGAAGTTGGACAGTCTGTCGTTATAGCATTGTCTATAATCATTTTTGATATAATTGAATTGAGAGGAGACCAGTTTAAAGCTCATACATTTTCTTTACATATTATGATACCTTATTTTGCAACTACCCTGgcattattaaaacataattg GTATCCCTCAAAGGTGTTTGTAGGGGACACTTTTTGTTATGTGTCTGGGATGACATTTGCAGTTGTAGCCATATTAAGTCATTTTAGCAAaactgttttattgtttttccttCCTCAAAtcataaactttttatattcAGTACCTCAATTATTCCACATTATTCCATGTCCAAGACATCGTTTACCGAAATATAGTGAAGAAACAGATTTACTTCATGCAAGCAGaacaataatatcaaaaaagGAAATGACCGCCTTAACAAAACTAATACTTCGTGCATTAaccattttacatttaattgatAAGGTTGAAGATGAAGAAAGtataactataaataatatgaccttaatcaatttatttttaattaaattaggacCTGTATCAGAAGTTCATCTGACTACATATCTTATGGCTTTCCAAGTATTTTGCACTTGTATAGCTTTTGTTATAAGATATCCATTAGcatcatatttttatgatagTTAA